The nucleotide window ACGCTCGCGAACACCTGTTCCGGCTGGCAGGTCTGAGCCCTCAAGAACGTGGCAGCGTCAGCTCTCGGGTCGACCCAGCACTACTCGACCTCCTCGACATGTGGCCGCTCAATCCCGCGTTCGTCTACAACCGAGCCTTCGACGTCCTCGCCAGTAATCGGATCGCTGATGCCATGTTCCTGCAGTGGACGCACTCCAGGAACCTGATGCACGTCATCTTCACCGAACCCGACGCCCACACCTTCTACTGCAACTGGTCGGTCGTCGCCGAGGACGCGGTGGCCAGTTTCCGGCATGGTTTCGGGCTGGCGCCCAACGACGTCCGCCTTCGAACCGTGCGCGACGAATTGCTGGCGGCCAGTCCGGAATTCGCACAGCTGTGGACTCGCCACGATGCTCGACGGAAATC belongs to Mycolicibacterium cosmeticum and includes:
- a CDS encoding helix-turn-helix transcriptional regulator, giving the protein MGSDGLGQYLRARRAEVSPADVGLPSAGVRRVSGLRREEVALLAGMSVDYYMRLEQGRERHPSPQVVDALSVVLQLADDAREHLFRLAGLSPQERGSVSSRVDPALLDLLDMWPLNPAFVYNRAFDVLASNRIADAMFLQWTHSRNLMHVIFTEPDAHTFYCNWSVVAEDAVASFRHGFGLAPNDVRLRTVRDELLAASPEFAQLWTRHDARRKSLQQKTFRHPVVGKMTLTMQTFDVRSSPGQELVVYHADAGSASAESLSLLCSWAAAE